In the genome of Bacteroidales bacterium, one region contains:
- a CDS encoding flavodoxin: protein MTKIGIFFGGKDNAGTAKVAKLIHELLGKDISKVHNVNASKATDVNKYDFLVLGTAAWGIGEMHSDWENFIEELLDADLATKKIAIFGLGDQKMYPESFVDGLGTIFCRLPFKQNVVGFTSTETYKFYYSTAEKDGKFVGLAIDNDTQSDLTEERVKKWVMQIKREFGI, encoded by the coding sequence ATGACTAAGATTGGGATTTTTTTTGGAGGTAAAGACAATGCTGGTACAGCTAAAGTGGCAAAACTTATCCATGAACTTTTGGGTAAGGATATTTCTAAAGTACATAATGTGAATGCTTCCAAAGCAACTGATGTGAATAAATATGACTTTCTTGTTCTTGGAACTGCTGCATGGGGTATTGGAGAAATGCATTCTGATTGGGAAAACTTCATTGAAGAATTGTTGGACGCAGACCTGGCAACAAAGAAAATTGCCATTTTTGGCCTCGGAGATCAAAAAATGTACCCGGAAAGTTTTGTGGATGGATTGGGTACCATATTCTGCCGCTTGCCTTTCAAACAGAACGTTGTTGGCTTCACCTCAACAGAAACTTATAAGTTTTACTATTCTACTGCTGAAAAAGACGGAAAATTCGTTGGATTAGCCATCGATAATGATACTCAGTCAGACCTGACTGAAGAACGGGTGAAAAAATGGGTAATGCAGATCAAAAGAGAATTCGGTATTTAA
- a CDS encoding T9SS type A sorting domain-containing protein, with translation MKNKSIIFFSALTALLLNSFHGSTQSVGLITDTILMGPFYGKEVYYDLSSGSDWAIDRKQWDIAFQTSRMSASILTNDASNNNALGVLGVELFTYENADTTGWSAVDTTGLSTWKLLVNSTTDWETGAFCQNQSGHPDYGWGKYNAVTHDVIGDSIYIIKLRDGSFKKLWIMRKYSSDNKYAFKYANLDGSNEQSIMLDCNPYATKNFVGFSLTTDQVVDFEPVESAGWDILFAKYMYTYPDGVLYPVTGVLSNYDIKVNRFQPVAPDFRIFDAAAMDSTRSPIGWEWKYLDPSFIYHVEDSLVHFILDKSGDIYRLVFKEFAGSSTGRVVFEKELISLASVSELTGISSSLAVYPNPASDYINLLLNPGSASSIILNLKTINGQSVWEKEMAVENRSLNKLLIPSGNLPNGIYIITMIVNGYSLTKKVIIQH, from the coding sequence ATGAAAAATAAGTCCATCATTTTCTTTAGTGCATTGACAGCACTCTTGCTGAACTCATTTCATGGATCAACCCAATCAGTGGGTCTTATTACTGATACCATCTTAATGGGCCCTTTTTATGGGAAAGAAGTATACTATGACCTATCCAGTGGTTCCGATTGGGCTATCGACCGGAAACAATGGGATATAGCTTTTCAGACCTCTAGAATGAGCGCCAGTATCTTAACCAATGATGCTTCTAATAATAATGCCCTGGGTGTTCTCGGGGTTGAGCTCTTTACTTATGAAAATGCTGATACTACCGGTTGGTCTGCAGTTGATACCACAGGATTATCTACCTGGAAGCTTCTTGTGAATAGTACAACGGATTGGGAAACTGGTGCTTTCTGCCAGAATCAATCAGGTCATCCTGATTATGGATGGGGGAAATATAATGCTGTAACACACGACGTTATTGGAGACTCTATTTATATCATCAAATTACGCGATGGTAGCTTTAAGAAATTGTGGATCATGCGAAAATATTCAAGTGATAACAAATATGCCTTTAAATATGCAAACCTCGATGGTTCCAATGAACAATCAATCATGCTGGATTGCAATCCTTATGCAACAAAGAATTTTGTTGGATTCTCCCTTACCACAGATCAGGTCGTAGACTTCGAACCTGTTGAAAGTGCTGGATGGGATATATTATTCGCAAAATACATGTACACCTATCCTGATGGCGTATTGTATCCTGTTACCGGAGTTTTGAGTAACTATGATATTAAAGTAAACAGGTTCCAGCCTGTTGCTCCCGATTTTCGCATTTTCGATGCAGCTGCAATGGATTCTACCCGCTCTCCGATTGGCTGGGAATGGAAATACCTCGATCCGAGTTTTATCTATCATGTAGAAGATTCCCTTGTACATTTTATTCTCGATAAATCCGGAGATATATACAGACTTGTTTTCAAGGAGTTTGCCGGTAGTTCAACAGGTAGAGTGGTGTTTGAGAAAGAACTGATTTCATTGGCATCTGTTAGTGAACTGACCGGAATTTCATCCAGCCTGGCAGTGTATCCTAACCCTGCATCAGATTATATTAACCTGCTTTTAAACCCGGGTTCTGCATCATCTATAATTCTTAATCTGAAAACAATTAATGGTCAGAGTGTGTGGGAAAAGGAAATGGCCGTTGAAAATCGCTCATTAAATAAACTTCTGATTCCATCAGGTAATCTTCCTAATGGAATTTATATAATTACTATGATAGTCAATGGATATTCCTTGACCAAAAAGGTAATTATTCAACACTAA